Proteins from a single region of Desulfobacter postgatei 2ac9:
- a CDS encoding molybdopterin-dependent aldehyde oxidoreductase, producing MINKTLIVNGIKRTVIVNKDDMLSSILRNGLHLTGVKVGCSEGQCGACSVILNDKLVRSCITKMKRVPDESTITTVEGIGTPEKLHPIQAAWMAHGGAQCGFCTPGFIVSTKALLETIPNPTREDVREWFQKYKNACRCTGYKQLVDSVMAAAKVINGEMSMDELMFKIPEDGRIWGTKYPRPSAVAKVTGTCDFGADLGIKMPEETLRLALVQAEISHANIRGIDVSEAEVMPGVYKVVTHRDVPGKNRISGLITFPSNKGDGWDRPILCDEKVFQFGDAIAIVCADTEKNAKAAAAKVKVDLEPLPEYMSAPAAMAEDAIEIHPGTPNVYYIQNLKKGEETAPIFDGADVIAEDDFYVSRQPHMPIEPDVGFAYPGEDGTLTIHSKSIGIHLHLAMIAPGIGIEPEKLTLVQNPAGGTFGYKFSPTMEALVGVAALVTGKPVFLNYSWFQQQTYTGKRSPFFTNVRMAASKDGEIKAMEADWTVDHGPYSEFGDLLTLRGAQFIGAGYDIPNIRGQGRTVCTNHAWGSAFRGYGAPEIEFSSECLMDILAEKLGMDPFDLRYKNVYKKGATTPTGQTPDAWSLPGMLDLLKPKYEAARKAAADKSTDAEKCGVGISIGVYGCGLDGPDSSEVRVQLNEDNTITLFNSWEDHGQGADMGSLGTAHEALRPMGITPDQIKLVMNNTAITPNSGPAGGSRSQVVTGQAVKAACELLMGGMRKKDGTFRTYEEMKAENIPVEYDGKWTAPARVCDENGQGSPFAVYMYGVFMAETCVDTATGKAKVTKMTAVADVGKINNRLVVDGQMYGGLAQGIGLALTEDYEDIKKHSNMRGAGFPYINDIPDDMELHYVETPREHGPFGAAGVGELPLTAPHAAVINSIYNACGVRVKALPATPDKVLAGLKAL from the coding sequence ATGATTAATAAAACACTTATCGTCAATGGTATTAAACGAACCGTCATTGTGAATAAAGATGACATGTTGTCCTCTATATTGCGAAATGGCCTTCATCTGACGGGCGTAAAGGTCGGGTGTTCAGAAGGGCAGTGCGGCGCCTGTTCGGTTATTTTAAATGACAAACTGGTTCGATCCTGTATCACCAAGATGAAACGGGTACCGGATGAATCAACGATCACCACGGTGGAAGGCATTGGTACGCCGGAAAAACTGCATCCCATCCAGGCGGCATGGATGGCCCATGGCGGTGCCCAGTGCGGTTTTTGCACCCCGGGTTTCATTGTCTCCACCAAAGCATTGCTGGAGACCATTCCCAATCCCACCAGGGAAGATGTCAGGGAGTGGTTCCAGAAATATAAAAATGCCTGCCGCTGCACCGGTTACAAGCAGCTGGTGGATTCGGTCATGGCGGCTGCCAAGGTCATCAACGGCGAAATGTCTATGGATGAACTGATGTTTAAGATTCCCGAAGACGGCCGGATTTGGGGAACAAAATACCCGCGGCCTTCTGCTGTGGCCAAAGTTACGGGCACCTGTGATTTCGGTGCGGACTTAGGTATTAAAATGCCTGAAGAGACGCTGCGTCTTGCACTGGTACAGGCTGAAATTTCCCATGCCAACATCAGGGGCATTGACGTTTCCGAAGCCGAAGTCATGCCGGGTGTTTATAAAGTTGTCACCCACAGGGACGTTCCCGGCAAAAACCGGATCTCCGGTCTGATCACATTCCCGAGCAACAAAGGCGACGGCTGGGACCGGCCCATCCTCTGTGACGAGAAAGTATTTCAGTTCGGCGATGCCATTGCCATTGTGTGCGCAGATACGGAAAAAAATGCCAAGGCCGCTGCGGCCAAGGTAAAAGTGGACCTGGAACCCTTGCCTGAATACATGAGTGCGCCGGCGGCCATGGCCGAAGACGCCATTGAGATTCATCCGGGCACCCCCAATGTCTACTATATTCAGAATTTGAAAAAAGGTGAGGAGACCGCCCCCATCTTTGACGGGGCAGACGTGATTGCCGAAGATGATTTTTACGTGAGCCGCCAGCCCCACATGCCCATTGAACCGGATGTGGGATTTGCCTATCCCGGTGAAGACGGCACGCTTACAATCCACTCCAAATCCATTGGCATCCATCTCCACCTGGCCATGATTGCACCGGGTATCGGTATTGAACCTGAAAAATTGACCCTGGTTCAGAATCCGGCCGGCGGCACCTTTGGCTATAAATTTTCCCCCACCATGGAAGCGCTGGTGGGCGTGGCAGCACTTGTCACAGGCAAACCCGTATTTCTTAATTACTCCTGGTTCCAGCAGCAGACCTATACGGGCAAACGCTCCCCGTTTTTTACCAATGTCCGGATGGCCGCATCCAAAGATGGGGAGATCAAGGCGATGGAAGCCGACTGGACTGTGGATCACGGACCCTATTCCGAGTTTGGTGATCTGCTGACCCTGCGCGGGGCCCAGTTTATCGGTGCCGGTTATGATATTCCCAACATCCGGGGCCAGGGCCGTACGGTCTGCACCAACCATGCCTGGGGCTCTGCTTTTCGTGGTTACGGGGCGCCTGAAATCGAGTTCTCTTCGGAATGTCTCATGGATATCCTGGCGGAAAAACTGGGTATGGACCCCTTTGATCTGCGGTACAAAAATGTCTACAAAAAAGGGGCCACCACCCCCACGGGCCAGACCCCTGATGCCTGGAGCCTGCCCGGGATGCTGGACCTTCTTAAGCCCAAATACGAGGCGGCCAGGAAGGCGGCTGCCGACAAATCCACAGATGCTGAAAAATGCGGTGTGGGCATTTCAATCGGCGTTTACGGCTGCGGTCTGGACGGCCCGGACAGTTCCGAGGTCCGGGTCCAGCTCAACGAGGACAACACCATTACCCTGTTCAACTCCTGGGAAGACCACGGCCAGGGCGCGGACATGGGGTCCCTGGGAACGGCCCATGAAGCGCTTCGTCCCATGGGAATTACCCCCGATCAAATCAAACTTGTGATGAACAATACCGCCATCACCCCTAACTCCGGTCCGGCCGGTGGTTCCCGATCCCAGGTGGTGACGGGACAAGCTGTGAAAGCGGCCTGTGAACTGCTCATGGGCGGCATGAGAAAGAAAGACGGGACCTTCCGTACTTACGAAGAGATGAAGGCTGAAAATATTCCTGTGGAATATGACGGAAAATGGACAGCCCCTGCCAGGGTGTGTGACGAAAACGGCCAGGGCAGTCCCTTTGCCGTTTATATGTATGGGGTATTTATGGCGGAAACTTGTGTGGATACTGCCACAGGCAAGGCCAAAGTTACCAAGATGACCGCGGTGGCGGATGTGGGCAAGATCAACAATCGCCTGGTGGTTGACGGCCAGATGTACGGCGGCTTGGCCCAGGGTATCGGGCTTGCCCTGACCGAGGACTACGAAGACATTAAAAAGCATTCTAATATGCGCGGTGCAGGATTCCCCTATATTAATGATATTCCTGACGACATGGAACTGCACTATGTTGAGACTCCCAGGGAGCACGGCCCCTTTGGCGCGGCCGGGGTGGGCGAGCTGCCCCTGACCGCCCCCCATGCAGCGGTGATCAACAGTATCTACAATGCCTGCGGTGTCCGGGTTAAGGCCCTGCCCGCCACCCCGGATAAAGTATTGGCCGGCCTTAAAGCACTTTAG